The following proteins are encoded in a genomic region of Canis lupus familiaris isolate Mischka breed German Shepherd chromosome 6, alternate assembly UU_Cfam_GSD_1.0, whole genome shotgun sequence:
- the C6H16orf82 gene encoding protein TNT (non-AUG (CUG) translation initiation codon; The RefSeq protein has 1 substitution compared to this genomic sequence), whose amino-acid sequence MDKPDQLPPTFLQGRNGESAAWNAQGQAPSLLPPSVESQPPTWPHHDTGATQKPLRVSGGSLRNPWSSESGLLSLQQSSLGKCSDSDISLLSSGYAGDEENSEVSLLGSTPILRLQRRLLTQAGSALTSQLCAVYSPSQIGNRLASQAHSVKQTGGEK is encoded by the coding sequence CTGGATAAACCAGATCAGTtgccccccaccttcctccaggGTAGAAACGGGGAGTCTGCTGCCTGGAATGCTCAGGGCCAAGCTCCAAGCCTCTTGCCCCCCAGCATAGAGTCCCAGCCACCCACTTGGCCACACCATGACACAGGAGCAACTCAGAAGCCCCTGAGAGTTTCAGGGGGTAGCCTAAGAAACCCATGGAGCAGTGAGAGCGGCTTGCTGAGCCTGCAACAGTCCAGCTTGGGGAAATGCAGTGACAGTGACATCAGCCTGTTGAGCAGCGGATATGCAGGGGATGAGGAGAACAGTGAGGTCAGCCTGTTGGGCAGCACTCCAATCTTGAGGTTGCAGAGAAGGCTCCTCACCCAGGCCGGCAGCGCCCTGACCAGCCAGCTGTGCGCTGTTTACTCGCCCAGCCAGATAGGGAACCGGCTAGCCAGCCAAGCCCACAGCGTCAAGCAGACTGGAGGGGAAAAGTGA